In the genome of Corythoichthys intestinalis isolate RoL2023-P3 chromosome 19, ASM3026506v1, whole genome shotgun sequence, one region contains:
- the prep gene encoding prolyl endopeptidase, producing MKNAVKGNDSVGKNLNRATIPTSIDGPQGNFFSSLESPKLAFRMAFLYPAAYRDDAVVDDYHGYKIPDPYSWLEDPDSEKTQAFVTAQNQLTLPFLERCEVRDVFKERMTELYDYPKYSCPFRRGNRYFHFYNTGLQNQSVMYVQESLDAEPVVFLDPNTFSDDGTVALRGYAFSEDGEYLAYGTSASGSDWVEMHFLRVEGAVLLEDRLQRVKFSCMSWTHDGKGLFYNSYPEQEGKSDGTETSTNLDQKLYFHVLGTPQSEDVLCAEFPDHPKWMSGAEVSDDGRYVLLSIREGCDPVNRLWYCDLKKTPQGITGLLPWVKLIDNFDAEYEYVTNEGTVFTFKTNLDAPRYRLINIDFASPAQSDWVELIPQHDKDVIVFATCTYSSYLFVCFLHDVKNVLKMYRLSSGEELRTFPLDVGSVVGFTGRKRDSEIFYYFTSFLSPAIIYHCDLTKEPLQPHIFREVTVKGFDPSDYQTTQIFYSSKDGTQIPMFIVHKKGIKLDGSHPGFLYGYGGFNISITPSYSVSRLIFVRHLGGVLAVANIRGGGEYGETWHKAGMLANKQNCFTDFQCAAEYLIKQGYTSPSKLTINGGSNGGLLVAACVNQRPDLFGCAVAQVGVMDMLKFHKFTIGHAWTTDFGCSEEKEQFEWLIKYSPLHNIRVPEDNGVQYPAILLLTGDHDDRVVPLHSLKYIATLQHIMGRSSKQSNPLFILVDTKSGHGAGKPTSKVIQEVADTYAFIARCLKISWVK from the exons ATGAAAAACGCAGTGAAAGGAAACGACTCGGTGGGCAAGAACTTGAACCGAGCCACAATACCTACTTCCATTGACGGACCACAgggcaactttttttcttcactcgAATCCCCCAAATTAGCGTTCAGAATGGCATTTCTGTACCCCGCTGCTTACCGTGACGATGCAGTT GTGGATGATTATCATGGTTATAAAATTCCAGACCCATATAGTTGGCTAGAGGACCCTGACAGTGAGAAGACACAG GCCTTTGTCACTGCTCAGAATCAGCTTACATTGCCATTTTTGGAACGCTGCGAGGTACGGGATGTGTTCAAGGAGCGTATGACTGAGCTGTATGACTATCCTAAATATAGCTGTCCGTTCAGAAGAGGAAACAG GTACTTTCACTTCTACAACACTGGCCTCCAGAACCAGAGTGTGATGTATGTACAGGAGAGCTTGGACGCAGAGCCTGTTGTCTTTTTGGATCCTAATACATTTTCTGATGACGGAACAGTTGCTTTGCGAG GCTACGCATTCTCGGAAGATGGAGAGTATCTGGCGTACGGCACTAGCGCCAGCGGCTCAGACTGGGTGGAGATGCACTTCCTGCGGGTGGAAGGTGCAGTGCTTCTAGAGGACCGTCTGCAAAGGGTCAAATTCAGCTGCATGTCATGGACACATGACGGAAAGGGCCTTTTCTATAACTCTTATCCTGAGCAGGAGGGCAAGAGTGATG gcaCTGAGACTTCTACTAACTTGGACCAGAAGCTATACTTCCACGTTTTGGGAACACCGCAGTCTGAGGATGTGCTGTGCGCAGAGTTTCCCGATCACCCCAAGTGGATGAGTGGAGCCGAG GTTTCAGATGATGGCCGCTATGTCCTACTGTCCATCAGGGAAGGCTGCGATCCTGTCAACAGATTGTGGTATTGTGACCTCAAGAAAACCCCTCAGGGAATTACAG GACTTTTGCCATGGGTGAAACTTATTGACAACTTTGACGCTGAGTATGAGTACGTTACCAACGAGGGCACGGTTTTTACATTCAAGACCAATCTGGACGCCCCACGTTACCGCCTCATCAATATCGACTTTGCCTCGCCGGCTCAGAGCGATTGGGTGGAGCTCATCCCTCAGCATGATAAGGACGTCATTG TATTTGCCACCTGCACGTACTCAAGCTACCTTTTCGTGTGCTTCCTCCACGATGTGAAGAAtgtcttaaaaatgtatcgtctcAGTTCCGGGGAGGAGCTCAGGACCTTTCCCCTGGATGTCGGCTCTGTGGTTGGATTCACAGGAAGAAAGCGCGACTCTGAGATCTTTTACTACTTTACATCCTTCCTCTCGCCAG cTATCATTTATCACTGCGACCTGACCAAGGAGCCTCTGCAGCCTCACATCTTCAGAGAGGTCACCGTTAAAGGCTTTGACCCATCTGACTACCAGACGACTCAG ATCTTCTACTCTTCCAAGGACGGAACTCAAATCCCCATGTTCATTGTACACAAGAAGGGCATCAAGCTGGACGGCTCCCATCCCGGATTCCTGTATGGCTACGGCGGCTTCAACATCTCCATCACGCCGAGCTACAGCGTTTCTCGGCTAATCTTTGTACGGCACCTGGGTGGAGTCCTGGCCGTCGCCAACATCCGGGGTGGAGGGGAGTATGGTGAAACCTGGCACAAAG CGGGCATGTTGGCCAACAAGCAGAACTGCTTCACAGACTTCCAATGTGCAGCCGAGTACCTCATCAAGCAGGGGTACACCTCTCCGTCCAAGCTCACAATTAACGGAGGCTCAAACGGCGGCCTGCTCGTAG CGGCGTGCGTAAACCAGCGGCCCGATCTGTTTGGCTGTGCCGTTGCGCAGGTCGGGGTCATGGACATGCTCAAATTTCACAAGTTCACTATCGGCCACGCCTGGACTACCGATTTCGGGTGCTCAGAAGAAAAGGAGCAGTTTGAGTGGCTTATCAA ATACTCCCCTCTCCACAACATCAGAGTTCCAGAGGACAACGGGGTCCAGTACCCCGCCATCCTCCTGCTCACGGGCGACCACGACGACCGAGTGGTGCCACTCCACTCACTGAAATACATCGCCACCCTACAGCACATAATGGGCCGCAGCAGCAAGCAGTCCAACCCCCTGTTCATCCTCGTGGACACAAAGTCGGGCCACGGCGCCGGCAAGCCCACCAGCAAGGTCATCCAGGAGGTTGCTGACACCTACGCCTTCATCGCTCGCTGTCTCAAAATTTCCTGGGTTAAATAA